The Microbulbifer hydrolyticus genome has a segment encoding these proteins:
- a CDS encoding glycosyltransferase has protein sequence MNIVMLTNTYLPHVGGVARSVDAFCREYRKRGHRVLVVAPEFSQKIENEKDVVRIHAIQNFNGSDFSVALPLSGELTEQLDFFEPDLVHSHHPFLLGMSALRIARSRELPLVFTHHTLYERYTHYVPADSEALKRFVIELATRYSNLASMVFAPSESVADLLRERGVKSPIRVVPTGVKLEDYQNGDGAAARAQYGIPEQAFVIGHLGRLAAEKNLEFLSEAVLELINRNDNIHFLVVGTGPMQSRMEELFNAHGKGDRLHLTGTLQGEAQRDAYSAMNVFGFSSTSETQGMVLTEAMAAGVPVVALDASGCREVVEDRINGRLVLKHCQREMIAALQWVLDLSREEYQSLCAAALDTAERFSMENCASAALDHYETLVHQHWPLDDSLYAQWMRLRNMIGAQWEILEGVTSAASAALDPDHSGKSSS, from the coding sequence GTGAACATCGTCATGCTCACCAATACCTACCTGCCGCACGTGGGTGGGGTGGCGCGCTCGGTAGATGCCTTTTGCAGGGAGTACCGAAAGCGCGGGCACCGGGTACTTGTGGTAGCCCCGGAGTTTTCACAAAAAATCGAAAATGAAAAAGATGTGGTGCGCATTCATGCAATACAAAATTTTAATGGCAGCGATTTTTCAGTAGCCCTTCCCCTCTCCGGCGAGCTCACCGAACAGCTGGATTTTTTCGAACCGGACCTGGTGCATTCCCACCACCCGTTTTTACTTGGCATGTCGGCCCTGCGTATCGCGCGCAGCCGCGAACTGCCCCTGGTTTTCACCCACCACACCCTGTACGAACGCTACACGCACTATGTGCCCGCCGACTCGGAAGCGCTGAAACGCTTTGTGATCGAGCTCGCAACGCGTTATAGCAACCTGGCCAGTATGGTGTTTGCACCCAGCGAAAGCGTCGCGGACCTGCTCAGGGAACGCGGGGTTAAATCCCCCATCCGGGTGGTACCGACCGGGGTAAAACTCGAGGATTACCAGAACGGGGATGGCGCTGCCGCACGTGCACAGTACGGGATCCCGGAGCAGGCGTTCGTGATCGGCCACCTCGGTCGTCTCGCGGCGGAGAAAAATCTCGAGTTCCTTTCCGAGGCGGTGCTCGAACTTATAAACCGCAACGACAACATACACTTTCTGGTTGTCGGCACCGGCCCCATGCAAAGCCGCATGGAGGAGCTGTTCAATGCCCACGGCAAGGGAGACCGGCTCCATCTGACCGGCACTCTGCAGGGAGAGGCCCAGCGCGATGCCTACAGCGCAATGAATGTATTCGGGTTCTCCTCCACCAGTGAAACCCAGGGCATGGTACTTACCGAAGCCATGGCCGCCGGTGTACCTGTAGTGGCGTTGGATGCCAGCGGCTGTCGCGAAGTGGTCGAGGACCGGATCAATGGCCGCCTGGTACTCAAGCACTGCCAGCGGGAGATGATCGCTGCCCTGCAGTGGGTGCTCGACCTCTCCCGGGAGGAGTATCAATCGCTGTGCGCAGCGGCTCTCGACACCGCAGAGCGCTTCTCCATGGAGAACTGCGCTTCCGCCGCCCTCGACCACTACGAGACGCTGGTGCACCAACACTGGCCACTTGACGACTCCCTGTACGCCCAGTGGATGCGCCTGCGCAATATGATCGGCGCCCAGTGGGAAATACTCGAAGGTGTCACCAGTGCCGCCAGCGCCGCACTTGATCCGGATCACTCCGGAAAAAGCAGCTCATAA
- a CDS encoding endonuclease/exonuclease/phosphatase family protein has translation MMTRIESTLRRWRRRISRSEWLARMLKLQINEREPDAPALVLIQIDGLARPQFDRALADGKMPFLKKLIEREHYHLDHMYSGVPATTPAVQAEIFYGVKSAVPAFGFMSTESQEMLRMYESNAANKVEKQLTDAGHEPLLQQGSCYVSVFRAGAEHNEAHFCPASQGWGPSLKEAGPLALIVMLLANLWSLIRTLGLLLLEFILSVVDFLRGMVTGQDLLRELMFIPTRIAITILLRELSTVGVKIDIARGLPVIYINLLGYDEQAHRRGPSSKFAHWTLKGIDDAIARIWRAAHRSSRRHYDVWIYSDHGQEDSTPYETLHGRSFADAVSDALSDLPQSPHGYRATGEQGVQLQRVRLFGGQWVQKLFPIEDPVDRQEGDAPMALSAMGPLALLYNVHCKGTPPDKIAQLIVDKTKAPMVLYEDKTTLEPGPDGEPVTKVRGWWREGAFSLPEDGHKIMGEDHPFADEAVEDLANLCRHPDAGDFVVSGWCAGHESISFAIESGSHGGAGPNETHAFALMPGDIHFPENGLGHWRPKDIRNAALAFLKAQPAQRLKSPPAISVANRPGATASGGNSVTSHAPLAAEPRRGEDPAATAQEMSLTTSKSLRVMTYNVHICKGMDGKLSPERIARVIARYSPDVVALQEVDVRRKRTGGIDQAHQISNLLSMDCHFQPAMHLEDERYGDAIMSTYPLRLVRKDILPGPPEGSFHDGRAEPRGALWMEVDFHGTPVHIFNTHLGLTKAERLRQVDALLGEGWMGSPDCVGPRILVGDFNALPGSTEIKRITAELADTQMSLPGHKPKGTFFSRLPKARIDYVFADTELTVNDIHVPRSELTQLASDHLPLIVDLRVPVRNKQSSPD, from the coding sequence ATGATGACCCGTATCGAGAGCACCCTGCGCCGCTGGCGCCGCCGGATCAGCCGCAGCGAGTGGCTGGCACGGATGCTCAAGTTACAGATCAATGAACGGGAACCGGACGCACCGGCGCTGGTGCTGATCCAGATAGATGGTCTCGCCCGTCCGCAGTTCGACAGAGCACTCGCGGATGGGAAAATGCCTTTCCTCAAGAAGCTGATCGAGCGTGAACACTACCATCTCGACCATATGTATTCCGGTGTTCCCGCCACCACACCGGCCGTACAGGCGGAAATTTTCTATGGTGTGAAATCTGCGGTACCCGCCTTTGGATTCATGTCGACCGAATCCCAGGAAATGCTGCGGATGTACGAATCCAATGCTGCCAACAAGGTGGAAAAACAACTTACCGATGCCGGCCACGAGCCGCTGCTGCAACAGGGCAGTTGCTATGTGAGCGTGTTTCGTGCGGGTGCGGAACACAATGAAGCGCACTTCTGCCCCGCCTCACAGGGGTGGGGGCCATCCCTCAAGGAAGCCGGCCCCCTGGCCCTGATCGTCATGTTATTGGCCAACCTGTGGAGTCTGATTCGTACCCTTGGTCTGCTGCTGCTTGAATTTATTCTCTCCGTGGTCGACTTCCTGCGGGGCATGGTCACCGGCCAGGATTTGCTCCGTGAGCTGATGTTTATCCCAACCCGCATCGCCATCACCATTCTGCTGCGGGAGCTGTCCACGGTCGGGGTGAAAATCGACATTGCCCGCGGCCTTCCGGTTATTTACATCAATCTGCTGGGATACGATGAACAGGCTCATCGGCGTGGCCCCAGCTCCAAGTTTGCACACTGGACGCTCAAGGGCATCGATGATGCGATTGCCCGCATCTGGCGTGCCGCACACCGCTCTTCACGCCGGCACTACGATGTTTGGATCTACTCCGACCACGGCCAGGAAGACAGCACCCCCTACGAAACGCTGCACGGCCGCAGCTTCGCCGACGCCGTCAGCGACGCCCTTTCCGATCTGCCGCAAAGCCCCCATGGATATCGGGCCACCGGTGAGCAAGGGGTTCAGCTGCAGCGCGTGCGCCTGTTTGGCGGCCAGTGGGTACAGAAACTGTTTCCGATCGAGGACCCGGTAGACCGCCAGGAAGGCGATGCGCCCATGGCACTCTCGGCCATGGGTCCTCTTGCGCTGTTGTACAACGTTCACTGCAAGGGCACCCCACCGGATAAAATCGCCCAGTTGATTGTCGACAAAACCAAGGCTCCGATGGTCTTGTATGAAGACAAGACGACACTCGAACCTGGCCCAGACGGAGAACCGGTAACCAAAGTGCGCGGCTGGTGGCGTGAGGGCGCCTTCTCCCTGCCCGAAGACGGCCACAAGATCATGGGCGAGGATCATCCCTTCGCAGATGAAGCGGTAGAAGACCTCGCAAACCTGTGCCGCCATCCGGATGCTGGTGATTTTGTGGTGAGCGGATGGTGTGCGGGTCACGAAAGTATCTCGTTCGCCATTGAGTCCGGCAGTCACGGAGGTGCCGGCCCGAATGAAACCCACGCTTTTGCGCTGATGCCGGGCGATATTCACTTCCCGGAAAACGGCCTTGGCCACTGGCGCCCGAAAGATATCCGCAACGCGGCACTGGCGTTCCTGAAGGCACAACCGGCGCAGCGACTGAAGTCCCCGCCGGCGATCAGCGTCGCAAACCGACCGGGGGCGACCGCCAGCGGGGGCAATTCCGTAACATCGCACGCGCCACTGGCAGCAGAGCCACGGCGCGGCGAAGATCCGGCAGCAACCGCCCAAGAGATGAGCCTCACCACCAGCAAAAGTCTGCGGGTAATGACCTATAACGTGCATATCTGCAAGGGTATGGACGGCAAGCTTTCGCCGGAGCGAATAGCCCGCGTGATCGCACGCTATTCGCCAGACGTGGTCGCACTACAGGAAGTAGACGTACGCCGAAAGCGCACGGGTGGCATCGATCAGGCACACCAGATTTCCAACCTGCTGTCCATGGACTGCCACTTTCAACCCGCCATGCACCTCGAAGATGAACGCTACGGCGACGCCATCATGTCCACCTATCCGCTGCGGCTGGTACGCAAGGATATTCTTCCCGGCCCACCGGAAGGCTCATTTCATGACGGGCGCGCGGAGCCCCGCGGTGCGCTGTGGATGGAAGTGGATTTTCACGGCACACCGGTGCACATTTTCAACACGCATCTGGGCCTGACCAAGGCAGAACGGTTACGACAGGTGGATGCGCTGCTGGGTGAAGGCTGGATGGGCAGCCCGGATTGCGTCGGACCGCGCATATTGGTGGGGGATTTCAATGCCCTGCCCGGCTCGACTGAAATCAAGCGGATAACCGCAGAGCTGGCCGACACTCAAATGAGCCTGCCCGGCCACAAACCAAAGGGCACATTTTTCAGCCGCCTGCCAAAGGCCCGCATCGACTATGTCTTTGCGGATACCGAACTCACAGTGAACGACATCCATGTCCCCCGCAGTGAACTGACCCAGCTCGCGTCCGATCACCTGCCACTGATCGTTGACCTGAGAGTCCCGGTGCGAAACAAGCAGTCCAGTCCGGACTAA
- a CDS encoding fused DSP-PTPase phosphatase/NAD kinase-like protein, with protein sequence MKLLKTLLTLCVLTLVSVAHPVYASESTQVPFGDKMGAEVLNYNRLRPFLATGGSIDLGKLETLREKGFQTIIDLRMPEEGTAEERAAVEAAGMTYVNLPIGKGAPTDDQIVRLTELLEDPDAAPILMHCASGNRVGTAWAIYRARSGVPLGIAIEEGLTTGMRPSRVEQVQALFQ encoded by the coding sequence ATGAAATTGCTGAAAACCCTACTCACACTGTGTGTATTGACCCTTGTTTCGGTCGCGCATCCGGTATACGCCAGCGAATCCACACAGGTACCCTTTGGAGACAAGATGGGGGCGGAGGTGCTGAATTACAATCGCCTCCGGCCATTTCTTGCCACTGGTGGCAGTATAGATCTTGGCAAACTGGAAACCCTAAGGGAAAAAGGTTTCCAGACGATTATTGACCTGCGCATGCCGGAAGAGGGTACCGCGGAAGAGCGCGCGGCGGTGGAAGCGGCGGGAATGACCTACGTGAACCTGCCGATCGGCAAAGGAGCGCCAACCGATGATCAGATCGTGCGTCTGACAGAGCTTCTTGAGGATCCCGATGCCGCACCAATCCTGATGCACTGTGCCAGTGGCAACCGGGTGGGCACGGCGTGGGCGATCTACCGGGCTCGCAGCGGCGTCCCGCTGGGTATCGCGATCGAGGAGGGCCTTACCACCGGAATGCGCCCATCCCGTGTAGAGCAGGTGCAGGCGCTGTTCCAGTGA
- a CDS encoding Bax inhibitor-1/YccA family protein encodes MRQEVYTQSGALDRSESAKVLRNTYALLAMTVLFSAVTAGVSMAIGMSRGMSLICSIAAIALVWFVLPRTANSASGVGVVFAFTGLLGASLGPMLNHYLGLAGGGQIVMQALGTTALIFFALSAYVLTTRKDFSFMAGFLFMGLVAVIVSSIVAFVAAAFFGVDIKMAHLVISCVSALVFSGYILFTTGSIVNGGETNYIMATTMLYLSILNLFTSLLTIFGFASED; translated from the coding sequence ATGCGCCAAGAAGTCTATACACAGTCCGGAGCACTGGATCGCTCAGAATCCGCCAAAGTACTGCGTAACACCTACGCACTGCTCGCAATGACCGTTCTGTTCAGCGCAGTCACTGCCGGTGTTTCCATGGCCATCGGCATGAGCCGCGGTATGAGCCTGATCTGCTCCATCGCCGCCATCGCACTGGTCTGGTTTGTCCTTCCCCGTACCGCCAACTCCGCATCCGGCGTGGGCGTGGTATTCGCCTTCACCGGCCTGCTGGGTGCCTCCCTCGGCCCCATGCTGAACCATTACCTCGGCCTCGCTGGCGGCGGCCAGATCGTCATGCAGGCGCTGGGTACGACCGCGCTGATTTTCTTTGCCCTGTCCGCTTACGTACTGACCACCCGCAAGGATTTCAGCTTTATGGCCGGATTCCTCTTTATGGGGCTTGTTGCCGTAATCGTCAGCTCGATTGTCGCGTTCGTCGCCGCAGCATTTTTTGGGGTTGACATCAAAATGGCCCACCTGGTCATTAGCTGTGTGTCTGCCCTTGTTTTTTCTGGGTACATCCTATTTACAACGGGTAGCATCGTGAACGGCGGTGAGACCAACTACATCATGGCCACAACCATGTTGTACCTTAGTATCCTGAACCTGTTCACCAGCCTGCTGACCATCTTCGGCTTCGCCTCAGAAGACTAA
- the tusD gene encoding sulfurtransferase complex subunit TusD — protein MQFTLVIYAAPHSTEGAATALRFARALLQSGHSIYRVFFYGDGVHNGSALTAPPQDEQDLLRQWQELQEAHTLDLTICIAAAQRRGVLSISESARLEKPAGNLADGFELAGLGQLAEACVVSDRVVTFGG, from the coding sequence ATGCAATTCACCCTCGTCATCTACGCGGCACCACACTCCACGGAAGGTGCCGCAACGGCTCTGCGCTTCGCCCGCGCACTGCTGCAGTCCGGCCACAGTATCTACCGGGTATTTTTCTATGGCGACGGCGTACACAACGGCAGCGCTCTCACCGCGCCACCACAGGATGAGCAGGACCTGCTCCGTCAGTGGCAGGAACTCCAGGAAGCGCACACGCTGGACCTAACCATCTGTATCGCCGCCGCCCAGCGCCGCGGTGTGCTGAGTATCAGCGAATCAGCCCGGCTGGAAAAGCCCGCGGGCAATCTGGCGGACGGCTTCGAACTGGCCGGGCTCGGCCAGCTCGCTGAAGCCTGCGTGGTCAGTGACCGCGTCGTGACCTTTGGAGGTTGA